The Astatotilapia calliptera chromosome 17, fAstCal1.2, whole genome shotgun sequence genome has a segment encoding these proteins:
- the ttll12 gene encoding tubulin--tyrosine ligase-like protein 12, which produces MSTNPTVPNGAEDEEFRVFVALHSAALQASAIPPVYWRSLHHKITSEIYDAGEVFGIMQFQQEDEDEGEGDEENGEEKKKDNPGDEIRCKVVVTRESGLQASEPTSVFLVDHAWTYRVDHARQQLEQIPGLLPRMAALMGLDFHGEVPDPDTVELVMERMWKYNQTYQLSQGSPEDKVPVWYVMDEFGSQVRHSDQPTCSMAPFFYVQGQLAYTVLWPLQDLHEGDEVTRDYTYGEPDPLVRQCRLLPWIPSDLEEVSSVTAEPPDSFFENIARENKEQLPVEIQPYTVPKDKVYKVYSEMSQVTNNLSHPRFQLIEDEDEADIIWRYNHIKDYSKLSVERPHVLLNQFPCESIITVKDCLAAVARRVKGSPGPDWLPQTFNLQTELPQFIKHYQQQRGEDNHWICKPWNLARGLDTHITNNLDYIIRQRESTPKVVCKYLEDPVLFNREEVGMVKFDIRYMLMLRSVQPLRLYAYNVFWLRFANRPFSLDHFDDYQKHFTVMNYAEGVELKQVHYDEFIPMFEKQYPQHPWKEVEGELFKAFKELFEAATSRPAPYGICPYPSSRAIYAVDLMLKWSRGQNGERIIQPQILELNFSPDCARACLYHPDFYNHMFQTLFLDQPEECPVTQIM; this is translated from the exons ATGTCAACAAACCCCACGGTTCCGAATGGCGCGGAGGACGAGGAGTTCCGAGTGTTCGTGGCTCTCCACAGCGCAGCGCTCCAGGCTTCAGCTATCCCTCCGGTCTACTGGAGGAGCCTGCACCACAAGATCACCAGCGAG ATTTATGATGCCGGGGAAGTTTTCGGAATAATGCAGTTCCAAcaagaagatgaagatgagggggagggagatgaagaaaacggagaggagaagaagaaggacaATCCTGGAGATGAGATCAGATGTAAAGTGGTTGTAACCCGGGAGAGTGGTCTGCAAGCCTCGGAGCCGACCAG CGTTTTCCTGGTGGATCACGCGTGGACGTACCGCGTGGATCATGCCCGGCAGCAGCTGGAACAGATCCCAGGCCTGTTGCCCAGAATGGCGGCCCTTATGGGGCTGGACTTCCATGGTGAGGTCCCCGACCCTGACACGGTGGAGCTGGTGATGGAGCGCATGTGGAAGTACAACCAGACTTATCAGCTCTCTCAGGGG TCCCCAGAGGACAAGGTTCCCGTGTGGTACGTCATGGATGAGTTTGGCTCTCAGGTGCGGCACTCTGATCAACCGACCTGCAGCATGGCTCCTTTCTTCTACGTGCAGGGCCAGTTAGCCTACACCGTGCTCTGGCCTCTGCAGGACCTGCACGAAGGAG ATGAAGTTACCCGTGACTATACATATGGAGAGCCAGACCCTCTGGTGCGGCAGTGCCGCCTGTTACCATGGATACCTAGTGATCTAGAAGAGGTCAGCAGCGTCACAGCTGAGCCCCCGGACTCATTCTTTGAG AACATTGCTCGGGAAAACAAGGAGCAGCTTCCCGTGGAAATACAGCCTTACACTGTTCCGAAGGACAAAGTCTACAA GGTTTACTCTGAAATGTCACAAGTAACAAACAACCTTAGCCACCCTCGGTTCCAGCTGATAGAGGATGAGGACGAGGCAGATATCATTTGGCGCTATAATCACATCAAAGACTACAG CAAACTCAGTGTGGAGCGGCCTCATGTGTTGCTGAACCAGTTTCCCTGTGAGAGCATCATCACGGTGAAGGACTGCCTGGCTGCTGTGGCTCGCAGGGTGAAAGGCAGCCCAGGACCCGACTGGTTACCGCAGACCTTCAACCTACAGACAGAGCTGCCACAGTTCATCAAGCATTACCAGCAACAAAG GGGAGAAGATAACCACTGGATCTGTAAGCCTTGGAATTTAGCTCGTGGACTAGACACACACATAACCAACAACCTGGATTACATAATCAGGCAGCGAGAGAGTACACCAAAG GTGGTGTGCAAGTATCTCGAAGATCCAGTCCTGTTCAACAGGGAGGAAGTGGGAATGGTGAAGTTTGACATTCGCTACATGTTGATGTTGCGTTCTGTGCAGCCTCTGCGTCTCTATGCCTATAATGTCTTCTGGCTGCGCTTTGCCAACAG ACCGTTCTCCTTGGACCATTTTGATGATTACCAAAAGCACTTCACTGTCATGAACTATGCCGAGGGGGTGGAGCTTAAGCAG GTGCACTATGATGAGTTCATCCCAATGTTTGAGAAGCAGTACCCACAGCATCCATGGAAAGAAGTGGAA GGAGAGTTATTTAAAGCTTTCAAGGAGCTCTTTGAGGCAGCCACTTCTAGACCGGCACCATATGGTATTTGTCCCTATCCTTCATCCCGGGCCATCTATGCTGTAGACCTCATGCTAAAGTGGAGTAGAGGACAAAATG GTGAACGTATAATACAACCTCAGATCCTAGAGTTGAACTTCAGCCCAGACTGTGCCCGGGCCTGCCTCTACCACCCTGACTTCTACAACCACATGTTTCAGACGCTGTTCCTGGATCAGCCTGAGGAGTGCCCTGTCACGCAAATCATGTGA